The segment TGCGATGCAGGAAGTGAACAATATCCTGATAGAAAATGGCCTGCCTGCTCTCGAGATGGGCATTGGCATCAATACGGGCGAAGTTGTTGTGGGCAACATTGGCTCGCAGACCCGCACCAAATACGGCGTGGTTGGCAGCCACGTGAACCTTACCGCCCGCATTGAATCGTATACCGTTGGCGGCCAGGTATTGATATCAGACGGTACACGCATGGAGCTTGGCAACCTTGTCAACCTCGGACGAGAAATGAAGCTCTCAGCCAAAGGCTACGCCAAACCAATAAACATCTATGAAGTGGAAGGCCTTGGGCCTCCCTATAACATAACCCTACCTTCTGCAAAAGAAACGTTGCACGCGCTGGCTACCCCGATCCCCTTTGCCTACAGCAAGCTTGATGGCAAGCATATGACCGGGACCATGGTATCCGGGGAAATTGTTGCGCTCTCCTCTTCTATGGCAGAAATCCGGTCTACAGAACTACTGGAGCCCTTGACGAATATCCGGCTTGATTTACACCTCGTTAGCGAAGCCGGCTCGAGCATATCCGGTGACCTGTATGCCAAGGCTTTGCACCCAACACCGGAAAGCGACACCACTAAAATTCGGTTTACAGCTGTACCAGAAGATATTGCTGAAGCCATCCGACAGCTTTGTCTGTAGCATTTCATCCTTCCGTATCTTGGAAATACGCATTTTTCCCCCTAATTTCGCGCAGAACTCCTTTGTCGCTGTAGTAAACTTGTTTTAGCGCCTGTGCACGCTCCTATACCTATTGAGATCTTGGTCGTAGATGACGAACCAGATTTACAATTACTCATTCGCCAGAAATTTAGAAAACGCATTCGCGCGGGTGAATGGACCTTTCATTTTGCACAAAATGGTTTTGAAGCCCTCGACCAACTTGATCAATTTCCGGGTATCAGCCTGATCCTTACCGACATTAATATGCCCGGCATGGATGGCCTTACGCTGCTGGACAGGCTATCTGAGCGAGACGGCACCTTCAAAGCTGTTGTCATTTCAGCCTACGGAGACATGAGCAACATTCGTACGGCCATGAACCGGGGGGCTTTTGACTTCATCACCAAGCCCGTCGACTTTGATGACCTTGAAATCACTGTCGAGAAAACACTACGCGAAGTAGGCGCTTTTCGCGAGGCATTGGAGTCTCAGCAGGCATTGCAAGTATTGCAAAAAGAACTGGCCGTTGCTGCCCGCATTCAGGAGGCCTTCACGCCGCTCAAATCCCTCCAAACTGACCGGGTAGATATCCAGGCATTCCTTGAACCGGCCCAGGAAGTAGGCGGTGATTTTTTTGATTTTTTCAGGCTTGATGTACACCGTATTGGCCTGGTGATTGGTGATGTGTCCGGTAAAGGCGTTTCAGCCGCGCTCTTCATGGCAATTACCAAAACCCTGTTGAAAGCCATTGCCATGGATGGTCGGAGCCCTGAAGCTTGCCTTACGTTTGTAAACACGCTTTTGTATCCACAAAGCCTTGCCGAAGTGTTTGTCACCACCTGTTATGGAATTTTTGATACCTCAACAGGCGAGTTTACCTATACCACATCCGGCCATTACCCACCTTATATCTTAAGGAAAGATGGCACTGTAGAGATGCTTGAACCCATTCGGAGCGTCGGCTTGTGCATGATGAAATCGTTCAAGTTTACGGCCAAAACCGTAACGCTACAACCCGGTGATGGCTTGTTCATGAATACTGATGGACTAAATGAAGCTACACGGGCTGATGGCGAGCAGTTTGAGGAAGACCGCATTGAAGTAGCCCTTGAAGCAATCATCAAACCCGACACAAACGCTTCAGCCGCCGCGCGGATACAGCATGTCGTAGATGTAGTCAAAGCATTCACCAGGGGAGCGCCCCAATCGGACGACCTGACCCTGCTTACTTTGCGGTATAAGTAATTTTACCAATTCCGACTCACGCCGATGTTCAAGATAGCGGGAGAACTACAGCTTCTGATGAATAGCGACGGCATTCAGTAAGCGAAAGCGTAGATACATGGGTAAAGCTGGATATAACGCCGGCCATCGCCATGGCTTATCTTTGAGCAGCCCGTTTAAAGTCCTTCCCGTCTTCAACGAATGCTAAACAGTAAACCCGCATGGCAACAACAACGCTAATCCCAACTACGCCAGAGGCGCTCAATGAATTGTTTGGTAGAGGACAGCATCTGGTTTTTGAAAAAGGCCAGGGCGACTTTACCATTGCACGGCTCATTTCTCCCCAGGCGGAAGCCACCGTATCTATTTATGCTGGCCATGTGCTCTCTTTTGTGCCAAACGGCCAGCCTCCTGTATTGTGGGTAAGCAAAAAGGCCGTCTATGCAGAGGGCAAAGCAATCCGCGGCGGCGTACCCGTGATCTGGCCCTGGTTTGGGCCCCATGCATCCAATCCAGATAAACCCAGCCACGGTTTTGCCCGCAAACAAAACTGGGAAGTTCACGCAACGCGGCTCATGGACAATCATATTCCTCAACTCCGCCTCACACTACAGGATAACGCCTTTTCTTATGCCTTGTGGCCACACTGCTTCCGGCTGGAACTGGTGGTCACCTTGTCTGATGTGCTCGATATAGATCTCGAAATAGTCAACACAGGTAAAGGGCCGTTTGATTGCGGTGGCGCTTTGCACACGTATTTTACTGCCAGCCAAATCGAAAATGTAAGCATCCACGGACTCAACGGCCGGCCTTATATCGACCAACTCGACAACCATCAAACAAAGTATCAGCAAACCCCTATCACGTTTGCCGCAGAGACGGACAATATCTATTTCAATACAAAAGATACCTGCAGGCTTGTCGACAGCGGCTTTGGTCGGACGGTTGTTGTAGAAAAACGCGGGAGTTCATCTACCGTTGTCTGGAATCCCTGGATCGACAAAGCCAAACGGATGGCCGATTTCGGTGACGAGGAGTATAAAACCATGTTGTGCATCGAAACGGCAAACGCCGGCCCTGATGTAATTACCCTGAACCCCGGCGGGGAGCATCGCCTTGGCACAACCATTGGTGTACTCAATAGCACATCCTGAAACGCATAAATACCTTTTCTCTCTGCCAGCCGGCAAAAAAAACGGCTTCGCTAGAAGAATCCAGAGAAACGATGATATTCGTCTAAATTTTTCGTTCTCTGAAATAAGCGTTCCTTATCTTTCAGGTTTCCGACGCGTGAATGCGCGTGCGTTTTATCCACGGCGTAGTTGGTAGCTGAATGTCTGAAGAAAAAGATGTCCTCGCGCACGAGGTCCCTGAAAGACTACTTATAGCAGATTGGGATGATATATTGCCCCGGGTTCAACTCTGGGCGAATCATTTCCATAGACGCTACCTGCGCCATATTCGCGCAGCACCTACGCCTGAAGATTTGGTACAGGAAGCTGTGGTCAAGCTCTACGCGGGTCAGCGTAAGCTACCAGACCACGTACCGTTGCTAACTGTAATTATCAACAATATCCAGAGTGACATCTGGAATTTCCTAACCAAAGAAGGGTATACGCGTAAAGACAGCAAAGGGAAGGGACGCAAAGGCTGGGGACGACATATTGGATTGGAGGAGTGGATGCAGAACTTTGATCATAGCACCACACCGCCACACGCCGAACTCAAAGGATTACACGACGCAATCAAAGCGCAGGTCAGCAATGACAAAGAACTCAGCCAAATGGTTGAATTGTTTTTTGAAGATCCGCTCCTCAAACCGAGGGATCTTGCGCGCTTAATGGGTATGTCGATCAAAAACGTCAATAATGCACAAAAACGCCTTAGGCGCCGGCTCAAGAGCCTGCGAAATTCGCTGGATAAATCATAGCGCTCCCATCCATTTTCCGGTTACTTGCTCTCATGGCCAAAAAATCTAAATCTGGACGCGGCTCTAAAGAGGACCTGCAAAAAAATGCAGCGTGGCTCGAGCACCGCCTTGAGGGCACCATGCTCGACCTTGAGGCCCTGTCTGCCATGCCCATCAATGATGTGCAGGCTGAATTAAAGGCTATCAAAAAGGATCAGAAAGACCTGGTCAAGGCAATCAACGAACGCTTGCCAGCCGGCGCTTCCATACCTGTACCCAAAACACCGGCGAAAAAACGAAGGAAACCGCAGGCGCGAAAAGCAGCAGACCGTAAACCTGCAACTTCTCAGCCCGCACGGCGCCCATCCCGTATTATAAGCTTCCGTGGTGCCCTGGTGCTATCACTACTCATTATCGCTTCTGCTGTCATCATCCCACAGTTCATTAAAAACCTGCGCGATGACAAAATGGAGCCGGCGCAAGCCATTGAAGAGAATGGCGTAGAAACCCCTGATCGCTCGCCAACCTGGATTGTTGGGCCGGCTGTCGATGAATTGATTCGTGGTGTAAAATACACCATCGAAGGCCTCGAGCAGGTTGTTATCCACGCGCCACTGCCTACGAATCCGGGCGATTTACAGGCAAGCTTCAGGATGCGTATGACTGTAGACAGCGATGGTAAAGTGATTCGACTCGAACCGCTATCCAATGAAGCTGCACCGTTTGAACCTACAGTGATGGATTCACTCTTACACTGGCGTTTTAGCGCGCTGGCAGCAAGCGATTCGGTAAACAATGCTGTTGTCACAATCGAGTACATACCAGAATAGGACTACATCACATTCTCCTTAAAGCCACGCCGAGCTTATGCCCGGTGTGGCTTTTTTGTTTTTCTCACCTGGTTTTGTCGGTTTTCATGCAGCTTGCACGCACGAGATGATACCCGTCACTAGACGGGATTTTCATATCCGATCATTAATACCGACTCATATCATGGCCAGATCTGACTTTAACTGGATGGGCGTAAACCAAACGTTTACCCAGAGTAATCCAACCGTCACCATCAACTTTCCGATCGAAGGCAACGCCCCACCCGTTGATGATGCCTATCTGCTCATCACCGCACACAATGTCTCACACCAATCACATCGTATTCTGGTAAATAACCAGGAGCTTTCAGGTTGGGATCTGCCTATCCACAATCCAGGCTGGCAAACCTGGATGGATCGCATCCAGCCGGGAGTACTGCATACCGGGAATAACACGATTACCATTATTCGAGCGTCAAATGATGACTTCACAGTAAAAGACATTGTTGTAAACTGGAGAGAGTAGCACAAAAAACGCCGGCCATTCATTGATCGAATGGCCGGCGTTGCCTCGGTGTCTATTGGGATACACGCCCAGGTGCACTACCTGTCGCGAAAAAATTAAGTATTACACAGCCCTGAGTTCAGGAACGTCTGACACCATCATCACGTCGAGCGCCAATACCAGCTTCCAGACTTCCGTATGGATTTGCTGTTGGGCTATGGTCAGTTGGTCAAAGTCTGTCCCAAGCGCGCCGTCAAACGACTTCCGAAGTCCGAGCGACAGGTCAAACAAGGAGTCTTTAAGCGCTGTAGGTACCGGGCGCTCGTCATGATCGAGTTCTGCCTGAATAACCTGCAAGCGGAGCAGCAGTACACCCATCACAGGCGGTGCACCGGCGTCAAGCATTACGGGCGACGATTGGGGCTGCACTGCGGGGC is part of the Bacteroidota bacterium genome and harbors:
- a CDS encoding SpoIIE family protein phosphatase: MVVDDEPDLQLLIRQKFRKRIRAGEWTFHFAQNGFEALDQLDQFPGISLILTDINMPGMDGLTLLDRLSERDGTFKAVVISAYGDMSNIRTAMNRGAFDFITKPVDFDDLEITVEKTLREVGAFREALESQQALQVLQKELAVAARIQEAFTPLKSLQTDRVDIQAFLEPAQEVGGDFFDFFRLDVHRIGLVIGDVSGKGVSAALFMAITKTLLKAIAMDGRSPEACLTFVNTLLYPQSLAEVFVTTCYGIFDTSTGEFTYTTSGHYPPYILRKDGTVEMLEPIRSVGLCMMKSFKFTAKTVTLQPGDGLFMNTDGLNEATRADGEQFEEDRIEVALEAIIKPDTNASAAARIQHVVDVVKAFTRGAPQSDDLTLLTLRYK
- a CDS encoding D-hexose-6-phosphate mutarotase, whose translation is MATTTLIPTTPEALNELFGRGQHLVFEKGQGDFTIARLISPQAEATVSIYAGHVLSFVPNGQPPVLWVSKKAVYAEGKAIRGGVPVIWPWFGPHASNPDKPSHGFARKQNWEVHATRLMDNHIPQLRLTLQDNAFSYALWPHCFRLELVVTLSDVLDIDLEIVNTGKGPFDCGGALHTYFTASQIENVSIHGLNGRPYIDQLDNHQTKYQQTPITFAAETDNIYFNTKDTCRLVDSGFGRTVVVEKRGSSSTVVWNPWIDKAKRMADFGDEEYKTMLCIETANAGPDVITLNPGGEHRLGTTIGVLNSTS